One segment of Patescibacteria group bacterium DNA contains the following:
- a CDS encoding radical SAM protein — MKIALIFPPSLYQTKETMPPLGLAWLVAVLRENGFNDVYIIDSVINRYDNKKIIEILEEQGADIVGLSFGTQNRFYAFELAELIKNNLPAVPIVAGGPHPTLTAGDTLKHIKSIDMIVRGEGELTFLELIKAIANKEDLSGVNGLSYRNNQGEIIHNANRQAIADLDSLPLPARDLLPINEYRQTIPLSTKICTSVISSRGCPYNCVYCSTAEQWGHNIRYRSAKNVVDEIQFLLNTYKLDGVGFFDDCFTMNKQRVIEICQEIIARELKVSWWCEARANNIDAELVDWMKRAGCEHIAMAAESGSDEILKNIRKAITVSQVIEAIKIIKGAGIKLKVFFMHGLPGETYADIKKTVFLSRYLENKLGVDETTQTLTMIYPHTAIELEAKKIGTLPNDFSWAEFYEEKRSYPPLVSCANVPIFEQPDLSYEKIFQFARRAKIEYYLSHPFFSTRKLWKNRKNIIKWFTTKTS; from the coding sequence ATGAAAATAGCTTTAATTTTTCCTCCCTCCCTTTATCAAACAAAAGAAACCATGCCGCCACTCGGTTTGGCGTGGTTAGTTGCGGTTTTGCGGGAAAACGGTTTTAATGATGTTTATATTATTGATAGTGTTATCAACAGGTACGACAACAAAAAGATTATTGAAATCCTAGAAGAACAAGGCGCTGATATTGTCGGGTTGTCGTTTGGCACGCAAAATCGTTTTTATGCTTTTGAGTTGGCCGAACTGATTAAAAACAATCTGCCGGCAGTGCCGATTGTGGCCGGCGGACCTCATCCAACACTGACCGCCGGTGATACTCTAAAGCATATTAAGTCAATTGATATGATTGTCAGGGGAGAGGGGGAGTTGACCTTTTTAGAATTAATTAAAGCTATTGCGAATAAGGAAGATCTATCTGGCGTTAATGGTTTATCTTATCGCAATAATCAGGGGGAGATAATCCATAATGCCAACCGTCAAGCAATTGCCGATTTAGACAGTTTGCCGTTGCCAGCCAGAGACTTGCTTCCGATTAATGAATATCGCCAGACTATACCATTATCAACGAAGATTTGTACCAGTGTTATCAGTAGTCGCGGCTGTCCGTATAATTGCGTTTATTGTTCCACAGCGGAGCAGTGGGGCCATAACATCCGCTATCGGAGCGCTAAAAATGTCGTGGATGAAATACAGTTCCTGCTAAATACTTACAAACTTGATGGCGTTGGATTTTTTGATGATTGTTTTACGATGAATAAACAGCGTGTCATTGAAATTTGCCAGGAGATAATCGCCAGAGAATTAAAGGTCAGTTGGTGGTGCGAGGCTCGAGCCAATAATATTGATGCCGAGTTGGTTGATTGGATGAAGCGAGCCGGTTGCGAGCATATTGCCATGGCGGCGGAGTCAGGCAGTGATGAAATTTTAAAGAATATCAGGAAGGCCATTACCGTCAGCCAGGTGATTGAGGCTATAAAAATAATCAAGGGGGCGGGGATAAAATTAAAAGTATTTTTCATGCATGGTTTGCCGGGAGAAACTTACGCGGATATCAAGAAGACTGTTTTTTTGAGTCGGTACTTGGAGAACAAACTGGGCGTTGATGAGACAACTCAAACCCTAACGATGATTTATCCTCATACTGCGATTGAGCTGGAGGCCAAAAAAATCGGCACCCTGCCAAATGATTTTTCCTGGGCGGAATTTTATGAAGAAAAACGATCGTATCCTCCATTAGTGTCCTGCGCTAATGTGCCGATTTTTGAGCAGCCGGATTTAAGCTATGAAAAGATTTTTCAGTTCGCCCGGCGAGCCAAAATAGAATATTATTTGTCGCACCCGTTTTTCTCAACGCGTAAGCTATGGAAAAATAGGAAAAATATAATAAAATGGTTTACCACTAAAACTTCTTGA
- a CDS encoding radical SAM protein: MSNIRNIVFKYRSWLVIVAAFLAVRISIFITFWQASLNKGGWQNFYNQAQPAVSVLLGIFHDYCDWHPPLYYLTTSVLLHWLGGEWTIYLAQVVLAFVTLIIGYKLVRLFFNEKISLLVTFLIAIEPYWAWHNFLLVSENLAIPLFLGGTYYFLKFFSSAKSRDLLLSAFWLGISTLARQNTSPLLLIFPAGLVLVYLVRKLVPTGGLAKLSWRKILLSCVAFMIVFFAVISPIIIRNKVVYNRPALVNLFDTNIYFYNLPALISYQRQIPYADAYNLIVRQADSALGKNIGNQGDCLSVSLSEFNRELDYYSQTAKAYILGNLGGYLKVHLIRTIPFFFQPGYFEMWSACTGEFSKPDITGFILNGNWQGIFDFIKQINLKLLTYLAGVALWGISSLALAIALIYSYFKDRDKLLFFIFAVMIILYTALMVSPFVLARYRLPVYVFFFSPLVYDCGLFLTYLKNNKHQLKKAVKAVPIISPLAKIFYDWRRNRLAIIRVKKFIQAPALPFQTESPLVYEVGYEPTIRCNLRCKMCYQGENRNLRQQELSAEQILEVFKKMSSQVEEIKLVGGEPFARQDILQLIAFWDSLGKRVILQTNCTLINERNIDQLAGYKHLTDILTSLDGPKELHDAIRGVPGTFDRLERAIKLLQAKMPKVPITIFATLLINDNVDKFFELIDTTKKLGITTINVLFEQVYSSADVAQAKSIFNREFGWEEGRDYRLNTQIRDPIFPPDTDAVELKKKLAKIRLYGLKTGCFVNFSPLNYYHNLPQYLGQKPSRPFCLKLLQPELRINQRGEVVWCDIIEKSFGSLLDKTPDEIWLSNDYQKFRQYLFKHSLPICSRCCKAVYIND, from the coding sequence ATGTCAAATATAAGAAATATCGTTTTTAAATATCGGTCATGGCTGGTCATTGTCGCCGCTTTTCTGGCGGTGCGTATTTCAATTTTTATCACTTTTTGGCAGGCCAGCTTAAATAAAGGCGGTTGGCAGAATTTTTATAACCAGGCTCAGCCGGCTGTTTCTGTTTTATTGGGTATTTTTCACGATTACTGTGATTGGCATCCGCCATTGTATTACTTGACGACTTCGGTCTTATTGCATTGGTTGGGAGGGGAATGGACGATTTATTTGGCGCAAGTAGTTTTGGCTTTCGTGACCTTAATCATCGGCTATAAGCTGGTTCGCTTGTTTTTTAACGAGAAGATTTCTTTGTTGGTTACTTTTTTGATTGCCATTGAACCTTATTGGGCTTGGCATAATTTTTTGTTGGTCAGCGAGAATTTGGCCATCCCGTTATTTTTAGGCGGCACATATTATTTTTTGAAATTTTTCTCCAGCGCTAAGAGCAGGGATTTGTTGCTGAGCGCTTTTTGGCTCGGCATTTCAACATTAGCTAGGCAAAATACTTCCCCCTTGCTTTTAATATTTCCAGCCGGTCTTGTTTTAGTTTATTTGGTTCGGAAACTCGTACCGACCGGCGGATTGGCGAAGTTGAGTTGGCGCAAGATTTTGTTAAGTTGTGTTGCTTTCATGATTGTATTTTTTGCGGTGATTTCGCCGATCATTATTAGGAATAAGGTTGTTTATAATCGGCCGGCTTTGGTCAATCTATTTGATACTAATATTTATTTTTATAATCTGCCAGCGCTGATCTCTTATCAGAGACAAATTCCTTACGCTGATGCTTATAATCTTATTGTCCGGCAAGCCGATAGCGCTCTGGGGAAAAATATCGGCAATCAAGGCGATTGCCTGTCAGTCAGCTTATCTGAATTCAATCGCGAGCTGGATTATTACAGTCAAACGGCCAAGGCTTATATATTAGGCAATCTGGGCGGCTATCTTAAGGTTCATCTGATTAGGACAATACCTTTCTTTTTTCAGCCCGGATACTTCGAGATGTGGTCGGCTTGCACTGGGGAGTTTTCTAAACCGGATATCACCGGATTTATCTTGAATGGCAACTGGCAGGGAATTTTTGACTTCATCAAACAGATTAATCTTAAACTATTAACTTATTTGGCCGGTGTTGCTTTATGGGGTATTAGTTCTCTGGCCTTGGCTATCGCCTTAATTTATTCTTATTTTAAAGATCGGGATAAACTGCTATTTTTCATTTTTGCAGTGATGATAATTCTGTATACCGCTTTGATGGTCTCGCCCTTTGTCTTGGCGCGTTATCGCCTGCCGGTTTATGTCTTTTTCTTTTCGCCTTTAGTTTATGATTGCGGATTATTCTTAACTTATTTGAAAAATAATAAGCATCAGCTTAAAAAAGCGGTAAAAGCCGTGCCAATAATCTCTCCGCTGGCAAAAATATTTTATGATTGGCGGCGGAATAGGTTGGCGATTATCAGGGTTAAAAAATTTATTCAAGCGCCGGCTCTGCCTTTTCAAACCGAGTCCCCGCTAGTTTATGAAGTCGGCTATGAACCGACCATCAGATGCAATTTGCGTTGTAAGATGTGTTATCAAGGAGAGAATAGGAATTTACGCCAGCAGGAATTGTCAGCTGAACAGATTCTTGAGGTGTTTAAAAAAATGTCCAGCCAGGTGGAAGAAATAAAATTAGTCGGCGGCGAACCATTCGCCCGCCAAGATATTTTGCAGCTTATTGCTTTTTGGGATTCTCTCGGTAAACGGGTAATCCTTCAAACTAACTGTACGCTTATTAATGAGCGTAATATTGATCAATTAGCGGGTTATAAGCATCTGACTGATATTCTAACCTCGCTGGACGGTCCCAAGGAGTTACATGACGCTATTAGGGGCGTACCGGGTACTTTTGATCGGTTGGAGCGGGCCATTAAGCTTTTGCAGGCCAAAATGCCTAAAGTTCCTATTACCATTTTCGCCACCTTGTTAATTAATGATAATGTAGATAAATTTTTTGAATTGATTGATACCACTAAAAAATTAGGCATTACAACAATTAATGTCTTATTTGAGCAAGTTTATTCATCTGCCGACGTAGCTCAAGCCAAGAGTATTTTTAATCGGGAGTTTGGCTGGGAAGAGGGCCGCGATTACCGCCTTAATACGCAGATTAGGGATCCTATTTTTCCTCCTGATACTGACGCCGTAGAGTTGAAGAAAAAATTGGCTAAAATCAGATTGTACGGACTTAAGACTGGCTGTTTTGTTAATTTCTCTCCGTTGAATTATTATCATAACTTACCGCAGTATTTGGGTCAGAAACCGTCCCGGCCTTTTTGTTTGAAATTATTGCAGCCCGAGTTGCGCATTAATCAGCGTGGCGAAGTTGTTTGGTGCGATATCATTGAAAAATCTTTCGGGAGCTTATTGGATAAGACTCCTGATGAGATTTGGCTGTCCAATGATTACCAAAAATTCCGTCAATATTTATTCAAGCATTCGTTACCGATTTGTTCCAGATGTTGCAAAGCGGTTTATATCAATGATTAA
- a CDS encoding radical SAM protein: MINLIDKMKIFLLIPNFNQEKKSIMNVRARQPLSMAIIASILRQAGHDIKLLDANVLNLPLESIYQAVNDFGPEAFIITSTPIDRWECPNSHIENIFKIIDRVKVKYKILIGSHGTTMPEWVFDNCQVDFIIRGEPELSASDLIVTLAAEQAFSKVSGLSYRQGGKIVNNPSERIIDLDVLPLPAYDLLPMDKYSSNDYEKPFSVIMTSRGCPYNCVFCLKAMMPGRYIVRSVEKVIEEIEYLINNFQIKSVFFQDWEFFIDGDRVERICSAIIDRGLRFSWGANARATDIIKSRGIMPLVKRAGCINVNLGMESASDRVLIEINKKITSADLRSAIDILKENGVAGGYCVLLNAPGENRQTIKETIDFIVENNLQVKQFLPVIPYPGTVLFERIKNKFPGKRLHWNNIEKYAGLINTELKPFWSLLFLRDYKNRLKYGRGYWYKPVFWQEVIFKK, encoded by the coding sequence ATGATTAACTTAATCGATAAAATGAAAATATTTTTATTAATTCCTAATTTTAACCAGGAGAAGAAGTCAATTATGAATGTCAGGGCCAGGCAGCCGTTGTCGATGGCTATTATCGCCTCTATTTTAAGGCAGGCCGGCCACGATATCAAATTATTGGATGCCAATGTTTTGAATTTGCCGTTAGAATCCATTTACCAGGCAGTCAATGATTTCGGTCCCGAGGCCTTCATTATTACCTCTACGCCGATTGACCGCTGGGAGTGCCCTAATTCCCATATTGAAAACATTTTTAAGATTATAGACCGGGTAAAGGTTAAGTACAAAATATTGATCGGCAGTCACGGCACCACTATGCCAGAATGGGTGTTTGATAATTGCCAAGTTGATTTTATTATCAGGGGTGAGCCAGAATTATCCGCGTCTGATTTGATTGTTACCCTGGCCGCAGAGCAGGCATTTTCGAAAGTTTCCGGCTTGTCTTATCGTCAAGGCGGCAAAATCGTGAATAATCCAAGTGAGAGAATCATTGATCTGGATGTTTTGCCTTTGCCGGCCTATGATCTGTTGCCGATGGATAAATATTCCAGCAATGATTATGAGAAGCCTTTTTCTGTCATAATGACTTCGCGCGGCTGCCCTTACAATTGTGTTTTCTGCCTTAAGGCCATGATGCCCGGACGTTATATTGTTAGGAGTGTTGAAAAAGTAATAGAAGAGATTGAGTACTTGATAAATAATTTTCAAATTAAATCAGTTTTTTTTCAGGACTGGGAATTTTTTATTGATGGCGACAGGGTAGAGAGGATTTGTTCAGCTATCATTGATCGAGGCCTCAGGTTTTCTTGGGGCGCCAATGCCCGGGCGACTGATATCATTAAGAGTAGGGGGATTATGCCTTTAGTCAAGCGAGCCGGATGTATTAATGTAAATTTAGGCATGGAGTCCGCCAGTGACAGGGTTTTAATTGAAATTAATAAAAAAATAACTTCGGCAGATTTACGATCGGCGATTGATATCTTAAAAGAGAACGGCGTAGCCGGAGGGTATTGTGTTTTATTGAACGCACCGGGAGAAAATCGGCAGACCATTAAAGAAACTATAGATTTTATTGTCGAAAATAATTTGCAAGTTAAACAATTTTTGCCCGTTATCCCTTATCCTGGAACCGTTTTATTCGAGCGGATAAAAAATAAATTCCCCGGTAAAAGGTTGCATTGGAATAATATTGAAAAATATGCGGGATTGATTAATACCGAATTGAAGCCTTTTTGGAGTTTATTGTTCTTAAGGGATTATAAGAATCGCCTTAAATACGGCCGAGGATATTGGTATAAACCGGTTTTTTGGCAGGAAGTGATTTTTAAAAAATAA